In Fluviicola taffensis DSM 16823, the following are encoded in one genomic region:
- a CDS encoding ABC transporter ATP-binding protein, with protein MQNTLLHVSKIYKSYNKSITPSLDGVDFHIDKGEIVGIFGPNGAGKTTLISILCSILDPTLGSVTYFLDGEKTPRQVRDKLGFVPQDFSFFPELTANQNLEYFGSLYNLKKDELSTKIDELLQKVGLFHVKNKKVSTFSGGMKRRLNLIISLLHNPLILFLDEPTVGVDVQSKIAIMNLLQELNKQGTTIIYTSHHLKEAEEFCNQIILIDHGKIIACNTLTHLLSKFEVKNLEDLILLLTGSILRD; from the coding sequence ATGCAGAATACCCTTTTGCATGTTTCAAAGATTTACAAATCTTACAACAAAAGTATAACTCCTAGTTTGGATGGAGTTGACTTTCACATTGATAAAGGGGAAATTGTTGGAATTTTTGGACCCAATGGTGCAGGTAAAACTACACTCATTTCCATTTTATGTAGTATTCTAGATCCAACCCTTGGTTCCGTTACTTATTTTTTGGATGGTGAAAAAACACCTCGACAAGTACGTGATAAACTTGGCTTTGTACCACAAGATTTTTCATTCTTTCCTGAATTAACTGCCAACCAAAATTTAGAATATTTTGGAAGTCTTTATAATCTCAAAAAAGACGAATTATCGACTAAAATTGATGAATTATTGCAAAAAGTAGGTCTTTTTCACGTAAAAAACAAAAAAGTATCTACTTTTTCTGGTGGGATGAAGCGCCGTTTAAACCTGATTATTTCACTGCTTCACAACCCACTTATCCTCTTTTTAGATGAACCAACAGTTGGTGTTGATGTTCAAAGCAAAATCGCTATCATGAATTTATTGCAAGAACTCAATAAACAAGGAACAACAATTATTTATACCTCACATCATTTAAAAGAAGCGGAAGAATTTTGTAACCAAATCATCCTAATCGATCATGGCAAAATCATCGCTTGCAATACTTTAACTCATCTATTAAGCAAATTTGAGGTCAAAAATTTAGAAGATTTAATCCTTCTGTTAACAGGATCTATACTCCGCGATTAA
- a CDS encoding ABC transporter permease — protein sequence MRKLRASIWKEILLVVHDKVGLLLMYLMPLLLVFIITIVQDSAFQIVNENQLTVLISNQDEGTLGDSLVKALSHSGSFDIKVKNTLTKSAIKRNTIDEDAMLGIYIPPHFSKRLGDNADNISKLMLVQMGVIEKAPKIHPKKQEITIYFDPVVQENFRISVINGIQAITFGIENEEMVSKLFAEMGYDSIPKNIRQAIIDRETNLITSNASLNEGAEMIPNSSQHNVPAWSIFAMFFMVISLGGNIVKERLSGSFLRLQTIPQAFVLTLVSKFLVYLFVALSQLLILFLMGIFIFPHIGLPKLAMPNAFLPFLVVTLLSAISAISYAVLVGTYAKTQEQANGFGAISIIIFAAIGGIWIPNFVMPDYMQKIGNISPLKWCLEGYYTLFLKNGAWSELIGTISFLFLFTLTCQLLIFIKLRIQNYI from the coding sequence ATGAGAAAACTTAGAGCATCTATCTGGAAAGAAATACTACTGGTAGTACACGATAAAGTGGGCTTACTTCTCATGTATTTGATGCCTTTATTGCTGGTATTCATTATCACTATAGTTCAAGATAGTGCATTTCAAATTGTCAATGAGAATCAATTAACGGTTCTGATTTCCAATCAAGATGAAGGCACATTAGGAGATTCATTGGTAAAAGCATTGTCTCATTCAGGTAGTTTTGATATAAAAGTAAAAAACACCTTAACAAAATCAGCCATCAAACGCAACACCATTGACGAAGATGCAATGCTTGGGATTTATATTCCTCCGCATTTCAGCAAGCGTCTTGGAGATAATGCTGACAACATTTCCAAATTGATGCTGGTACAGATGGGTGTCATTGAAAAAGCGCCCAAAATTCACCCTAAAAAACAGGAAATAACGATTTATTTTGATCCAGTAGTACAAGAAAATTTTCGCATTTCAGTAATTAATGGAATTCAAGCTATCACCTTCGGAATTGAAAACGAAGAAATGGTTTCAAAACTATTTGCCGAAATGGGTTACGATTCAATACCAAAAAACATTCGCCAAGCAATCATTGATCGAGAAACGAATTTAATAACTTCAAATGCCAGCCTCAATGAAGGAGCCGAAATGATTCCAAATTCAAGCCAACACAATGTTCCTGCATGGTCCATTTTTGCCATGTTCTTCATGGTTATTTCTTTGGGTGGAAATATTGTGAAAGAACGTTTATCTGGAAGTTTTTTGCGTCTGCAAACCATTCCACAAGCATTTGTACTAACATTGGTCTCTAAGTTTTTAGTTTACCTTTTTGTTGCGCTATCTCAACTGTTGATTCTTTTCTTAATGGGAATCTTCATCTTTCCACACATCGGCTTACCTAAGTTGGCCATGCCAAATGCATTTTTACCCTTTTTAGTTGTGACTCTGCTTTCCGCGATATCTGCAATTTCCTACGCCGTATTAGTAGGAACTTATGCGAAAACACAGGAACAAGCCAATGGTTTTGGAGCAATTTCAATTATTATTTTCGCAGCAATTGGTGGTATTTGGATTCCAAACTTCGTAATGCCAGATTACATGCAAAAAATTGGAAATATTTCTCCACTAAAATGGTGTTTAGAAGGTTATTACACGCTTTTCTTGAAAAATGGTGCATGGAGTGAATTAATTGGTACCATTTCTTTCTTATTTTTGTTTACCCTGACTTGTCAACTCTTGATATTCATCAAGTTGAGAATTCAAAATTATATATAG
- a CDS encoding phosphopantetheine-binding protein has protein sequence MTENREELVFEFKEHLIKYLNLLDLSPEQIKNDVPLFGDELGLDSIDSVELIVLLDREYGIKIKNPTEGRQILVDVNTIVDYIIANRTK, from the coding sequence ATGACTGAAAACAGAGAAGAATTAGTTTTTGAATTCAAAGAGCATTTAATTAAATATTTGAATTTGTTGGATTTGTCTCCAGAACAAATCAAGAATGACGTTCCGCTATTTGGTGATGAATTAGGTTTAGATTCTATTGATTCAGTGGAACTAATCGTATTATTGGATAGAGAATATGGAATTAAAATCAAGAATCCAACTGAAGGAAGACAGATTTTAGTTGACGTAAACACAATTGTGGATTACATCATTGCAAATCGCACAAAATAA
- a CDS encoding beta-ketoacyl-[acyl-carrier-protein] synthase family protein, protein MSEIVVTGMGAISSIGLTVAENLYSLQQEISGIQKSKHFKSNYSDSLVFGEIDRSDEQLFDELNLASKCGFTRTTLIALKAFREAIAQAGLSSEEISSKRTAFISSSTVGGMCYTDHLYQDANLLGEPSEYVRNYEGSDHALQIVKLYEMKGITDVINTACSSSANAIALGARLLETGKVDRVIAGGSDCLAKFTVNGFNSLRILSEVPCKPFDTNREGLSLGEAAAYVVLERKEDLLPSKTSLAKFAGFGICNDAFHPSATSDDARGPRMAMELALKRASLKPADIQYINAHGTGTPNNDLTESVAFSKLFEVVPPFSSTKSYVGHTLATAGVLEAIYSILAIQNQEIYPSLRVEEPIADFPFAPTLKYTPETTIQNVLSNSFGFGGNCTSLIFSACI, encoded by the coding sequence ATGAGTGAAATTGTTGTAACAGGAATGGGTGCAATCAGTTCAATTGGTTTAACCGTTGCTGAAAATCTGTATTCCTTGCAACAGGAAATCTCGGGCATTCAAAAATCCAAGCATTTCAAATCCAATTATTCAGATTCATTGGTGTTTGGAGAAATTGATCGAAGTGACGAGCAATTATTTGATGAGCTAAATTTAGCATCCAAGTGTGGCTTTACGCGAACAACTTTAATTGCATTAAAGGCATTTCGAGAAGCGATTGCACAGGCTGGGCTTAGTTCGGAAGAAATCTCTTCCAAAAGAACTGCTTTCATAAGTTCCAGCACTGTTGGAGGAATGTGTTATACCGATCATTTATACCAAGATGCAAATTTACTTGGAGAACCTTCTGAATATGTTAGAAACTATGAAGGATCAGATCATGCACTACAAATTGTAAAGCTGTACGAAATGAAGGGGATTACAGATGTCATTAACACTGCCTGCTCATCTTCTGCAAATGCGATTGCACTGGGAGCAAGATTATTGGAAACGGGAAAAGTAGACCGTGTAATAGCTGGAGGAAGCGATTGTTTGGCAAAGTTTACTGTGAATGGCTTCAACTCTTTACGCATTTTGAGTGAGGTTCCTTGCAAACCATTCGACACAAACCGAGAAGGTCTAAGTTTAGGAGAAGCGGCGGCTTATGTTGTTTTAGAAAGAAAAGAAGATCTTTTACCTTCCAAAACAAGCCTTGCGAAGTTTGCAGGATTTGGAATTTGCAATGATGCCTTCCACCCTTCCGCTACTTCAGACGACGCGAGAGGTCCTAGAATGGCAATGGAATTAGCATTGAAACGCGCTTCATTAAAACCAGCAGATATTCAATACATCAATGCACATGGAACTGGAACTCCCAATAACGATTTGACGGAATCAGTTGCGTTTTCAAAACTATTTGAGGTTGTTCCTCCCTTCAGCTCTACTAAATCTTACGTTGGACACACATTAGCAACGGCGGGCGTTTTAGAAGCTATTTATAGCATTCTTGCAATTCAAAATCAAGAAATATATCCAAGTTTACGTGTAGAAGAACCAATTGCTGATTTTCCATTTGCACCAACCTTAAAGTATACGCCTGAAACAACTATTCAAAACGTACTTTCCAATTCATTTGGATTTGGTGGAAACTGCACATCACTAATCTTCTCAGCATGTATATAA
- a CDS encoding beta-ketoacyl synthase chain length factor: protein MYIKDLIAISPQKTHDLSFEKGDWQVLTDYMYRAIEPSYQNLIPNAQLRRMGKAVRMGMGASLPLMGRNEKPDAIIFGTANGGLEDCIKFLNQIVEYDEGTLTPTNFVQSTPNALAGQVALLSENMAYNMTHVNGSLAFESALLDASLFFEEHTASEKSILLGAIEEISDYNYNIDRLGDRFKTDLISNNELLTSHSNGSYCGEGSTQFILSNNPTNNLAKFTGFKQSSNLSLSELPHFLMEFLEEQRLAIGDIDCLLLGKSGDIRTDNWYVELEQIFGKIPTVYYKKAVGEYRTVSAFASYLAVRLLNGEAQHVFENEPQFTPKTILIYNHFDAIRHSLILIQK, encoded by the coding sequence ATGTATATAAAAGATTTGATAGCCATTTCGCCACAAAAAACACACGATCTTTCTTTCGAAAAAGGAGATTGGCAAGTTTTAACAGATTACATGTACAGAGCAATTGAACCATCTTACCAAAATCTTATTCCGAACGCACAATTGCGACGCATGGGAAAAGCAGTCCGCATGGGAATGGGTGCTTCATTACCCTTAATGGGAAGAAATGAAAAACCAGATGCCATCATTTTTGGAACCGCAAATGGTGGATTGGAAGATTGTATTAAATTCTTGAATCAAATTGTTGAATACGATGAAGGAACTTTAACACCTACAAATTTCGTTCAAAGTACACCAAATGCCTTGGCCGGCCAAGTTGCTTTGCTGTCAGAGAACATGGCTTATAACATGACCCATGTAAATGGGTCCTTAGCTTTTGAATCTGCACTATTAGATGCATCCTTGTTCTTTGAAGAACATACAGCTTCGGAAAAATCAATTTTACTGGGTGCAATTGAAGAAATATCAGACTATAACTACAACATTGATCGGTTAGGGGATCGATTCAAAACAGATTTGATATCCAACAATGAACTTCTAACCAGCCATTCAAACGGATCTTATTGTGGTGAAGGCTCTACTCAATTCATTTTGAGTAATAATCCAACAAACAACTTAGCAAAATTCACTGGATTTAAACAGTCCTCTAACCTATCTCTTTCTGAACTTCCTCATTTTCTAATGGAGTTCTTAGAAGAACAAAGGCTTGCGATTGGTGATATTGATTGCCTTTTGTTGGGTAAAAGTGGAGATATTCGCACAGACAACTGGTATGTAGAATTGGAGCAAATTTTTGGCAAAATTCCTACTGTATATTACAAGAAAGCCGTTGGCGAATACCGAACTGTGAGTGCCTTTGCAAGTTACTTGGCAGTTCGACTGCTCAATGGAGAAGCTCAGCATGTTTTCGAAAATGAACCACAATTTACTCCCAAGACTATCTTGATTTACAATCATTTTGACGCAATTCGCCATAGTTTAATCCTCATTCAAAAATAA
- a CDS encoding sterol desaturase family protein, with amino-acid sequence MESASNENYEFRVYPDEKSPKLFKSPLLEVLTKTKLWIIILLYSSVATFCLWVYMYYFHGTVFNLILLFVLGFFTWTFGEYILHRFVYHKLKDASYDSGIQYVFHGIHHQYPTDEDRIILPPVPGLAIACLFLGVYYLIMGGAAFTFGSGFLIGYLVYISIHWMVHSKPAPARFNFWWKHHNIHHYQQHDKAFGVSTPIWDIVFRTMPVKGRKTITILKK; translated from the coding sequence ATGGAATCTGCATCTAATGAAAATTATGAATTCAGAGTTTATCCGGATGAAAAATCGCCTAAACTATTCAAGTCTCCTCTTTTAGAGGTTCTCACAAAAACCAAGCTTTGGATTATTATCTTGTTGTATAGTTCTGTAGCTACATTCTGTTTGTGGGTCTATATGTACTATTTTCATGGAACTGTGTTCAACCTGATTTTATTGTTTGTTCTTGGGTTTTTTACTTGGACTTTTGGTGAATATATATTGCATCGTTTTGTCTATCATAAGTTGAAAGATGCTTCTTATGATTCTGGAATTCAGTATGTTTTTCATGGAATTCACCATCAATATCCAACAGATGAAGACCGAATTATTCTTCCACCTGTTCCTGGATTGGCTATTGCTTGTTTGTTTTTGGGAGTCTATTACCTAATAATGGGAGGCGCAGCATTTACGTTTGGTTCTGGATTTCTAATTGGTTATCTGGTGTACATTAGCATTCACTGGATGGTTCATAGCAAGCCAGCTCCAGCGCGCTTTAATTTTTGGTGGAAACACCATAACATACATCATTATCAACAGCACGATAAGGCATTTGGAGTTTCTACGCCTATCTGGGATATTGTATTTCGAACAATGCCTGTGAAAGGAAGAAAAACAATTACAATTCTGAAGAAGTAA
- a CDS encoding uroporphyrinogen-III synthase, which produces MTRIFLSSESNSSLPVVQFCTENNIQLIRRSLISFKAIDFSLPSEWDVVFFSSPRSFDFFCKRGLHLEENQQIACIGNETKNQIEKAGFSVSFVGQEAGKPSEVGIAFKEWLGKRIALFPQSNKSNKSVEKSISESLRIPLLVYETVNSSSKIDWCSVYIFTSPSNLTSFLLENKIPKNAIIIAWGETTNELMLSLGYQSTLVLNTSSYHELIEILPTLIA; this is translated from the coding sequence ATGACGAGGATATTTCTTAGTTCGGAAAGCAATTCATCCTTACCAGTAGTTCAGTTTTGTACTGAAAACAACATTCAATTAATCCGCCGATCACTTATTTCTTTCAAAGCTATTGATTTTTCACTTCCTTCCGAATGGGATGTTGTTTTCTTCAGTTCACCCCGATCTTTTGATTTTTTTTGTAAACGAGGTCTTCATTTAGAGGAGAATCAGCAAATTGCATGTATAGGCAATGAAACTAAAAATCAAATTGAAAAAGCTGGATTTTCTGTCAGTTTTGTCGGTCAAGAAGCTGGAAAACCAAGTGAAGTAGGAATTGCATTTAAAGAATGGCTTGGAAAGAGAATAGCCTTGTTTCCTCAATCTAATAAATCCAATAAATCGGTTGAAAAATCAATATCGGAATCGTTGCGAATTCCTTTATTGGTCTACGAAACAGTCAATTCTAGTTCAAAAATTGATTGGTGTTCGGTTTATATTTTCACTAGTCCTTCTAATTTAACTAGTTTCTTACTTGAAAACAAAATTCCTAAAAATGCTATAATTATTGCTTGGGGAGAAACTACCAATGAATTGATGTTGAGTCTTGGTTATCAATCGACTTTGGTTTTAAATACCTCGAGCTATCACGAGCTTATTGAGATTCTTCCGACATTAATAGCTTAA
- the hemC gene encoding hydroxymethylbilane synthase, which produces MRNIRIGSRGSDLALWQANHVKKQLEALGAEVGITIITTKGDQIQDLSFDKLEGKGFFTKEIEQALLDNSIDLAVHSHKDLETNTPEGLIIAAVSERENPADVLLIHPNAFDKDEFWSLKKGAVVGTSSARRKSQVIAFRSDIEIKDLRGNVPTRLQKLIDGGYDAILLAKAGLDRLQLDLKGMHEVVLDPEEFIPAPAQGVLALQIRENDNELYNFMQAMNHEDIQSQIALERNLLNRLQGGCQLPLGAYCPEEGRLIVSFAHEWEQGAQWYEFEGPHDLDMIDVVLEALLGEEEEEDDEDIS; this is translated from the coding sequence ATGAGAAATATTCGTATCGGCTCGCGTGGAAGTGATTTAGCACTTTGGCAAGCGAATCATGTCAAAAAACAATTAGAAGCTTTAGGTGCTGAAGTAGGCATTACAATTATCACTACTAAAGGTGATCAAATTCAAGATTTGAGTTTTGATAAACTAGAAGGGAAAGGTTTTTTCACTAAGGAAATCGAACAAGCGTTATTGGACAACAGCATTGATTTGGCCGTTCATTCTCACAAAGATTTAGAAACAAATACACCAGAAGGATTGATTATTGCTGCGGTTTCCGAAAGAGAAAATCCAGCTGATGTTTTATTGATTCATCCGAATGCCTTTGACAAAGATGAATTTTGGTCTTTGAAAAAAGGAGCTGTTGTTGGGACTTCTTCGGCGCGCAGAAAATCACAAGTGATTGCCTTTCGATCTGATATTGAAATAAAAGATTTACGTGGAAATGTTCCCACACGCCTTCAAAAATTGATTGATGGTGGATACGATGCTATTTTACTTGCTAAAGCAGGATTGGATCGTCTGCAATTGGATTTAAAAGGAATGCATGAAGTAGTTTTGGATCCTGAAGAATTCATTCCAGCTCCAGCTCAAGGAGTTTTGGCTTTGCAAATCAGAGAAAACGACAACGAATTATACAATTTCATGCAAGCCATGAATCACGAGGATATTCAATCGCAAATTGCTTTGGAGCGGAATCTTTTAAATCGTTTGCAAGGTGGTTGTCAATTGCCTTTGGGTGCATATTGCCCAGAAGAAGGACGTCTGATTGTTTCGTTTGCTCACGAATGGGAACAAGGGGCTCAATGGTATGAGTTTGAAGGACCACATGATTTGGATATGATCGATGTGGTGCTAGAAGCTTTGTTAGGTGAAGAAGAGGAAGAAGATGACGAGGATATTTCTTAG
- the hemA gene encoding glutamyl-tRNA reductase, whose protein sequence is MIKELHTIAFTHRNLEVSKIGALHIEKALLQSRFQVLKDSLKINEITFLSTCNRVEYFLVTNEALTDEFLTNFFSILYPDFSAEQVTYFSSNAFIFSKMDAVNHVLRVASSIDSLVIGEREIITQVRQAYEESRDLGLSGDTLRILFRHTIETAKRVYTETKISQKPVSVVSIAYHRLVGMDAPRDARVLAIGAGVTNTAMLRFLKKHGMTNFVIFNRTIEKAELLAEELGGKAYSLNELTSYTGGFDVLVSCTGSQDVIVDEKLYSSLLMDDLRPKFTVDLALPSDISADVHARFSTKNISIEVLQKISEGHLLERSQEVIHVEQILDEANKEFRNIAKMRAIEVAMRPVPQMVKDIRATAFNEIFKNELDQLDQPSLEILEKVVGYMEKKYMSMPMIMAKEIMFKS, encoded by the coding sequence GTGATAAAAGAGTTACATACAATAGCGTTTACACATCGAAATTTGGAAGTTTCCAAAATTGGAGCTTTGCATATTGAAAAAGCCTTGCTTCAATCACGTTTTCAAGTGCTTAAAGATTCTTTGAAAATCAATGAAATCACATTTTTATCTACTTGTAACCGCGTTGAGTATTTTTTAGTGACAAATGAAGCTCTTACTGATGAGTTTTTGACGAATTTCTTTTCGATACTATATCCCGATTTTTCAGCAGAACAAGTAACTTATTTCTCTAGTAACGCATTTATTTTTTCTAAAATGGATGCTGTAAATCATGTATTACGAGTTGCTTCTTCTATTGATTCGCTAGTAATTGGCGAACGTGAAATCATTACACAGGTACGTCAAGCTTACGAAGAGTCACGCGATTTAGGTCTTTCTGGAGATACTTTGCGCATTTTGTTCCGTCACACTATTGAGACGGCAAAACGTGTTTATACAGAAACAAAAATTTCTCAAAAACCAGTATCAGTTGTTTCCATTGCTTATCATCGTTTGGTTGGAATGGATGCTCCAAGAGATGCCCGAGTTTTAGCAATTGGGGCTGGAGTTACAAATACTGCTATGCTTCGTTTTTTGAAAAAACACGGTATGACTAATTTTGTAATTTTCAATAGAACGATTGAAAAGGCCGAATTATTGGCAGAGGAATTAGGAGGGAAAGCATATTCGCTTAATGAATTAACTAGTTATACAGGTGGATTTGATGTGCTTGTTTCTTGTACAGGTTCTCAAGATGTTATTGTAGATGAAAAACTATATTCATCTTTATTGATGGATGATTTAAGACCTAAATTTACAGTTGATTTAGCGCTTCCAAGTGATATTTCAGCAGATGTTCATGCAAGATTTTCTACTAAAAACATCTCCATTGAGGTTTTACAGAAAATTTCAGAGGGTCATTTGTTAGAACGTTCTCAAGAAGTGATTCATGTGGAGCAAATCCTTGATGAGGCAAATAAGGAGTTTCGCAATATTGCAAAAATGCGTGCTATCGAAGTTGCTATGCGGCCAGTTCCTCAAATGGTTAAAGATATTCGTGCTACGGCTTTCAACGAAATATTTAAGAATGAATTGGATCAATTAGATCAACCTTCACTTGAAATTTTGGAAAAAGTAGTTGGTTACATGGAGAAAAAATACATGAGTATGCCGATGATTATGGCAAAGGAAATCATGTTTAAATCGTAA
- a CDS encoding acyl-CoA carboxylase subunit beta: MKEKNSELIQKREAAQLGGGKARIDKQHAQGKLSARERILLLMDEGSFQEIGMLVEHRATSFGLEKTKSPGDGVITGFGTIHGRVVYAFSQDFTVLGGSLSETHAQKICKVLDLAMKNGAPVIGLNDSGGARIQEGVVSLAGYADIFYRNTRASGAIPQISVIMGPCAGGAVYSPALTDFVFMVEDTSYMFVTGPSVVKTVTHEEVSSEDLGGAKAHAEKSGVTHFTAGNDVECLRKVRDLITYMPQNAMELAPQFDSVLFAKEKLNRIQNIIPDNSNLPYDIREVIDCLIDDDTFREVQADFATNIVVGFARLDGRSLGVIANQPSSMAGVLDIDSSRKGARFVRFCDSFNIPLLVLEDVPGFLPGTDQEWRGIITHGAKLLYAFSEATVPRITVITRKAYGGAFDVMNSKNIGADLNYAWPTAEIAVMGAKGAAEIIFKAEIAAAEDKEGKWKEKEAEYAEMFANPYRAAERGFVDAVILPEETRSTLIAAFKSLEKKSETLPKKKHGNIPL, from the coding sequence ATGAAAGAAAAGAATTCCGAACTTATTCAAAAACGAGAAGCCGCTCAATTAGGTGGTGGAAAAGCTCGAATTGACAAACAACATGCGCAAGGAAAGCTGAGCGCAAGAGAACGTATCCTTTTGTTAATGGATGAGGGCTCTTTTCAAGAAATTGGAATGTTGGTTGAACATCGCGCTACTTCCTTTGGATTAGAGAAAACAAAAAGCCCTGGTGATGGAGTAATTACTGGCTTTGGAACAATTCACGGAAGAGTTGTATACGCGTTCTCTCAAGATTTCACTGTCCTTGGAGGATCTCTTTCAGAAACACATGCTCAAAAGATTTGCAAAGTATTAGATTTAGCCATGAAAAATGGAGCTCCAGTTATCGGGTTAAATGATTCGGGTGGTGCGCGAATTCAAGAAGGAGTTGTTTCCTTGGCTGGTTATGCGGATATTTTTTACCGCAACACACGTGCTTCAGGAGCTATTCCTCAAATTTCAGTAATCATGGGGCCTTGTGCAGGTGGTGCAGTATATTCGCCAGCATTGACAGATTTCGTTTTCATGGTGGAAGACACTTCTTACATGTTCGTAACAGGACCAAGTGTTGTAAAAACGGTAACACACGAAGAAGTTAGTTCGGAAGATTTAGGAGGAGCAAAAGCACATGCCGAAAAATCAGGTGTGACGCACTTTACTGCTGGAAATGATGTGGAATGTTTGCGTAAAGTGCGTGATTTAATCACTTATATGCCACAAAACGCCATGGAATTGGCTCCTCAATTTGATTCTGTTCTTTTTGCCAAAGAAAAATTAAATCGCATCCAAAATATTATACCTGACAATTCGAATTTGCCGTACGATATTCGTGAGGTAATTGATTGTTTGATTGACGACGACACATTCCGCGAAGTACAAGCTGATTTTGCAACGAATATTGTAGTTGGATTTGCTCGTTTAGATGGAAGATCTTTGGGGGTTATTGCCAATCAACCGTCTTCAATGGCTGGAGTTTTAGACATCGATTCTTCAAGAAAAGGTGCGCGTTTTGTACGTTTCTGTGATTCATTCAATATTCCATTATTGGTATTGGAAGATGTGCCTGGTTTCTTACCTGGAACAGATCAAGAATGGCGTGGAATTATTACGCACGGAGCGAAATTATTGTACGCATTCTCTGAAGCGACTGTTCCAAGAATTACGGTGATTACACGTAAAGCTTACGGTGGTGCATTTGATGTGATGAACTCAAAAAATATTGGTGCAGATTTAAATTATGCTTGGCCAACAGCAGAAATTGCTGTAATGGGAGCAAAGGGTGCAGCAGAAATTATCTTCAAAGCAGAAATTGCAGCTGCGGAAGATAAAGAAGGAAAATGGAAAGAAAAAGAAGCAGAATACGCAGAAATGTTCGCCAATCCTTACCGCGCAGCAGAAAGAGGATTCGTTGATGCAGTAATATTACCTGAGGAAACAAGAAGCACCTTGATTGCGGCGTTTAAATCTTTGGAGAAAAAATCGGAGACTTTGCCGAAGAAGAAGCATGGGAATATACCTTTATAA